The following are from one region of the Pygocentrus nattereri isolate fPygNat1 chromosome 20, fPygNat1.pri, whole genome shotgun sequence genome:
- the mymk gene encoding protein myomaker — translation MGALIAKMLLPTISSLVFLPAASVATKRGFHMEAMVYFFTMFFTSIYHACDGPGLSVLCFMKYEILEYFSVYGTSISIWVTLLALGDFDEPKRSTLTMFGVLTSAVRIYQDRWGYGIYSGPIGTAVLMITVKWLQKMKEKKGLYPDKSVYTQQVGPGCCFGALALMLRFYFEEWDYPYVHSFYHLSLAVSFVLLLPKKNRYAGTGRNAAKLNCYTLCCCV, via the exons ATGGGAGCCCTTATCGCTAAAATGTTGCTGCCTACCATTAGCAGTTTGGTGTTTCTGCCAGCAGCCAGTGTTGCCACCAAGAGAGGCTTTCACATGGAGGCCATGGTCTACTTCTTTACCATGTTCTTCACATCG ATCTATCATGCGTGTGATGGACCAGGCCTGTCTGTTTTGTGCTTCATGAAGTATGAGATTTTGGAGTACTTCAGTGTGTATGGTACATCAATCTCTATATGGGTCACATTATTAG CCCTGGGGGATTTTGACGAGCCCAAGCGCTCCACACTCACCATGTTTGGAGTGCTCACCTCTGCTGTGAGGATATACCAGGATCGCTGGGGCTATGGGATCTACTCCGGCCCCATCGGCACAGCTGTGTTGATGATCACAGTCAAATGG TTACAAAagatgaaagagaagaagggcCTTTATCCAGACAAAAGTGTGTACACTCAACAAGTGGGGCCAGGGTGCTGCTTTGGGGCGCTGGCTTTGATGCTTCGCTTCTATTTTGAG GAGTGGGACTACCCTTATGTGCATAGCTTTTACCACCTGTCACTGGCTGTGTCCTTTGTACTGCTACTTCCCAAGAAGAACCGCTATGCGGGAACGGGTCGCAACGCTGCCAAACTCAACTGCTACACTCTCTGCTGCTGTGTATGA